Proteins from a genomic interval of Phlebotomus papatasi isolate M1 chromosome 3, Ppap_2.1, whole genome shotgun sequence:
- the LOC129806057 gene encoding coactosin-like protein codes for MSDVIEIEQIVETKPKKMPMSTSLDKESIREAYEDVRSDLTESDWCVFKYDGARIIHTGSGTDFDEFKSQFTDSERAFGYLRVQMGDEMSKRRKFLLLTWIGPNVGVLQRAKMSTDKAIIKDVINNFAVELQAESQSDLDLDLFRDALNRAGGANYGTGIRN; via the exons aTGCCAATGTCAACATCCCTGGACAAGGAGTCAATCCGCGAGGCGTATGAGGATGTTCGATCAGACCTGACCGAGAGTGACTGGTGCGTCTTTAAATACGACGGTGCTCGAATCATCCACACGGGATCTGGCACGGACTTTGACGAGTTCAAGAGCCAATTCACGGACAGTGAGCGTGCCTTTGGCTACCTCCGTGTCCAGATGGGCGATGAGATGTCCAAGAGGCGCAAATTCCTCTTACTCACATGGATCGGACCCAATGTAGGCGTCCTGCAGCGTGCCAAAATGTCCACAGACAAGGCAATCATCAAAGATGTGATCAAT aaCTTTGCCGTGGAGCTCCAGGCAGAGTCCCAATCGGATTTGGACCTTGACCTCTTTAGGGATGCCCTCAATCGGGCCGGGGGTGCAAATTATGGTACCGGAATCCGCAATTAA
- the LOC129806046 gene encoding nuclear transcription factor Y subunit gamma: MSYVLLKSEDMSQDAQEATVSGVTGSGSGDENNTASGGESEAQATLNSFWPIINEEVKRIKTVDAKNQNLPLARIKKIMKLDEDVKMISAEAPLLFAKASEIFIHELTLRAWVYTEDNKRRTLQRSDIAMAISKYDQFDFLIDIVPREEIKTIKKESEIKSTNNCDQVNQIQYYFQLAQQHQQALQGQTTTPTQIQVQSSTPVSLGGMPNNIIVTSPTAAAQATQTAPANAMIVNNVQQQNQPLQVLQQIVTPTGEIQHIQIPLSPSQLNLIRMQSGAQQQPIIIQTATPQQQTSQPQILQLGQPVSQPQVSAAPMFINATATTATAASSTDG; this comes from the exons TGAGGACATGAGCCAAGACGCTCAGGAGGCTACTGTGAGTGGAGTGACTGGAAGTGGATCCGGAGATGAGAATAACACAGCCAGCGGGGGCGAGAGTGAAGCTCAAGCCACCCTCAACAGTTTCTGGCCCATTATCAACGAAGAAGTTAAGCGTATCAAGACAGTAGATGCTAAAAATCAGAATTTGCCATTGGcaagaataaagaaaatcatGAAACTGGATGAAGATGTTAAGATGATCTCAGCTGAAGCTCCATTGCTCTTCGCCAAGGCCTCAGAGATCTTTATCCATGAATTGACGCTGAGAGCGTGGGTGTATACGGAAGATAACAAACGCAGAACACTACAGAGAAGTGATATAGCAATGGCTATTTCGAAGTATGACCAATTTGACTTTCTCATTGATATCGTGCCACGCGAAGAGATCAAGACGATCAAGAAGGAGAGTGAGATTAAATCCACGAATAACTGTGATCAAGTCAATCAGATTCAGTACTATTTCCAATTGGCGCAGCAGCATCAACAGGCCCTTCAGGGGCAAACGACCACTCCGACACAGATTCAGGTGCAATCCTCAACACCTGTTTCTCTGGGCGGAATGCCCAATAATATCATCGTGACGTCCCCCACGGCTGCTGCTCAAGCTACCCAAACTGCTCCTGCAAACGCCATGATCGTCAATAATGTACAACAGCAGAATCAGCCACTGCAGGTGCTCCAGCAAATTGTTACACCCACCGGAGAGATACAGCACATCCAG ATCCCCCTGTCACCGTCGCAACTCAACCTTATCCGGATGCAGAGTGGAGCTCAGCAGCAACCCATTATAATCCAAACAGCGACACCTCAACAACAAACCAGCCAGCCCCAAATCTTGCAGCTCGGTCAGCCCGTGTCGCAACCTCAAGTATCCGCAGCTCCGATGTTCATCAACGCCACGGCAACGACGGCAACGGCAGCATCTTCGACGGATGGGTAG